The DNA region gacgtaatgggttccatttttatagtctttggtatgactcggccggggtttgaactcacaacctacccatctcagggcggacactctaaccactaggccaccgaccGAGTAggtgtgtgtatcaaactggtagcccttcacatgaatcactacccaagaagtagctcttggtattaaaaaggttgctgacccctgctttagaggttgtAATGTTGAAACTGCTGATGTGTGCGAGATAATATTCATATTTGAAAGCCAGATGATGTAATTGacacattgtttttgtttgtgtgcgtgtagAAGAACATCTCGCCTCTGAGCAGCAGGAGTGGAGCTCCGGGGCGGCGCAGGAGGggccacagcccccccacattaaagaggaagatgcGGGGGAGACGCCGGAAGAGCTGCAGGACTTCCCGGTGATCCGCGTCATCGTAAAGAGTGAAGATGAGGAAGGCGGCGGCTGCGGAGGATCACAGGCGGGCCGCCTCTTGGCGCCGCTGTCGGACAGCGACGACGCCACGTCTCCCGGCAGCGACGGCGGCGACGACGACTCCAAAGCCGCGGCGTGTCCCGCGGAAGAGAAACACAAATGTCTCCAGTGCGAGAAAATGTTCGGCAACAAGCGAAACCTGAAGCGACACATGAGATgccacacgggagaaaaacccttCATGTGCTCGGTTTGCGGCAAAAGATTCTCCCGCAAGGACTACCTGACCATCCACACCAGGAAACACACCGGGGAGAAACCCTTCACCTGCTCCGTCTGCAACAGCAGTTTTAGCTTCAACTCGGCCTTGTTCCAGCACATGGAGACCCACTTTGGGGAGAAGCCGCAGTGCCCGCAGTGCCACAAGCGCTTTGGCAACAAGAGAAACCTGATAAGGCACATGAGACGGCACAGCGAGGAGAAACCGTGCGTCTGTTCCTTCTGCGGCGAAGGCTTCGCCCTGAAAAGAAGCTTGATCCGACACATCAGAACGCACATCGGGGAGAAAACGTTTGCGTGTTCAATCTGCAACACCAGCTTCTGCTACCAGTCGGGTTTGAGTAAACACATGAAGAAACACACCAGTAAGACGGTTTAGCGCGAGTGGGAGACTGAACATCTATTATTGTTTGCTCtatcacaggggtcaccaacgcggtgcccgcgggcaccaggcagcccgtaaggaccagatgagtagcccgctggcctgttctaaaaatagctcaaatagcagcacttaccagtgagctgcctctattttttaaattgtatttatttactagcaagctggtctcgctgtgcccgacatgtttaattctaagagagacaaaactcaaatagaatttgaaaatccaagaaaatatttaaagacttggtcttcacttgttgaaataaattcataattttttttactttgcttcttataactttcagaaagacaatttttagAGAAGAAAtgatttttaggatttttaaacacatatacctttttaccttttaaattccttcctcttctttcctgacaatttaaattaatgttcaagtatttttatttatttattattattgtaaagaataataaataacattttaatttaattcttcattttagcttctgttttttccacgaagaatatttgtgaaatatttcttcaaacttattatgattaaaattccaaaaaattattctggcaaatctagaagatctgtagaatcaaatttaaatcttatttcaaagtcttttgaattgatttaaaaaattttgttctggaaaatctagaagaaataatgatttgtctttgttagaaatatatcaatcaatcaatcaatcaatcaatgtttatttatatagccctaaatcacaagtgtctcaaatagcagcacttaccagtgagctgcctctattttataaattgtatttatttactagcaagctggtctcgctgtgcccgacatttttaattctaagagagacaaaactcaaatagaatttgaaaatccaagaaaatatttaaagacttggtcttcacttgtttaaataaattcattattttttttactttgcttcttataactttcagaaagacaattttagagaaaaaatacaaccttaaaaatgattttaggatttttaaacacatatacctttttaccttttgaattccttcctattatttcctgacaatttaaatcaatgttcaagtaagtttattttttttatggtaaagaataataaatgcattttagtttaattcttcattttagcttctgttttttcgacaaagaatatttgtgaaatatttcttcaaacttatcatgattaaaattcaaaacatgtattctggcaaatctagaaaatctgcaaaatcaaatttaaatcttatttcaaagtcttttgaatttcttttaaaatgtttgttctggaaaatctagaagaaataatgatttgtctttgttagaaatatagcttggtccaatttgttatatattctaacaaagtgcagattggattttaacctatttaaaacatgtcatccaaattctaaaattaatcttaatcaggaaaaattactaatgatgttccataaattattttttaaattttttcaaaaagattcgaattagctagtttttctcttctttttttcggttgaattttgaattttaaagagtcgaaattgaagataaactatgtttcaaaatttaattgtcatttttttcgtgttttctcctcatttaaaccgttcaattaagcgtaaatatcattaattattaataataacagagttaaaggtaaattgagcaaattggctatttctggcaatttatttaagtgtgtatcaaactggtagcccttcgcattaatcactacccaagaagtagctcttgctctcaaaaaggttggtgacccctgctctatcatGTCTGATCATTTTACAGTCAAAGTtgattataaatgtatatttaatatttaatggaCTCCCTTCGTAACTGATTGTTTTTTGATGGTTGTGTCAAAGTAGACTTCAGTTACATTTCCAGGATTTGCATGAGTGtgtctttttgtattttgttttattacgtaacgaaaaaaaaacccacaacgagttgttaaaatggaaaaaagatcAATTCTGGATCTGAAATAAGAACTGAAatggatttaaaaataaaaaaaaagtgaatgtttGCAATATATGTTTCTCCAGATTGTATTTAAAACGGTTAATAAAACTGGAGTTGAATGTACTCCGAACATATTTTAGTCGTCTTATTCATCATTTACGTTGCTAAATGTTCAAACTGCAATGTTGTTGGGTCAAAAAACCGAATGAGTCAAGAACATCCTACATTTCTCCCGAACAtcctcccaaaatgcaacacggaacgacacaggaagtccttcataccgacagccatcagactataatgcatatgttccttttgactgtacatgtactgtaaatgtataatatgtttatattattcacatgtgaataatgctgtataatagactgtatttatattattcacatgtgaataatgctgtataatagactatttatattattcccatgtgaataatgctgtataatagactgtatatatgttattcacatgtgaataatgctgtataatagactgtatttatgttattcacatgtgaataatgctgtataatagactatttatattattcacatgtgaataaggctgtataatagactgtatttatattattcacatgtgaataatgctgtataacagactatttatattatttacatgtgaataatgctgtataatagactatttatattattcacatgtgaataatgctgtataatagactatttatattattcccatgtgaataatgctgtataatagactgtatttatattattcacatgtgaataatgctgtataatagactgtatttatattattcacatgtgaataatgctgtataatagactgtatttatgttattcacatgtgaataatgctgtataatagactatttatattattcacatgtgaataaggctgtataatagactgtatttatattattcacatgtgaataatgctgtataatagactatttatattatttacatgtgaataatgctgtataatagactatttatattattcacatgtgaataatgctgtataatagactatttatattattcccatgtgaataatgctgtataatagactgtatttatattattcacatgtgaataatgctgtataatagactgtatttatattattcacatgtgaataatgctgtataatagactatattattcacatgtgaataatgctgtataatagactatattattcacatgtgaataaggctgtataatagactatttatattattcccatgtgaataatgctgtataatagactgtatttatattattcacatgtgaataatgctgtataatagactgtatttatattattcacatgtgaataatgctgtattatagactgtatttatgttattcacatgtgaataatgctgtataatagactgtatttatattattcacatgtgaataatgctgtataatagactgtatttacgttattcacatgtgaataatgctgtataataggctgtatttatattattcacatgtgaataatgccatataatagactgtatttatattattcacatgtgaataatgctgtataatagactgtatttatgttattcacatgtgaattatgctgtataatagactgtatttatgttattcacatgtgaataatgctgtataatagactgtatttatgttattcacatgtgaataatgctgtataatagactgtatttacgttattcacatgtgaataatgccatataatagactgtatttatattattcacatgtgaataatgctgtataatagactgtatttatgttattcacatgtgaattatgctgtataatagactgtatttatgttattcacatgtgaataatgctgtataatagactgtatttatgttattcacatgtgaataatgctgtataatagactgtatttacgttattcacatgtgaataatgctgtataatagactatttatattattcacatgtgaataaggctgtataatagactgtatttatattattcacatgtgaataatgctgtataatagactatttatattatttacatgtgaataatgctgtataatagactatttatattattcacatgtgaataatgctgtataatagactatttatattattcccatgtgaataatgctgtataatagactgtatttatattattcacatgtgaataatgctgtataatagactgtatttatattattcacatgtgaataatgctgtataatagactgtatttatgttattcacatgtgaataatgctgtataatagactatttatattattcacatgtgaataaggctgtataatagactgtatttatattattcacatgtgaataatgctgtataatagactatttatattatttacatgtgaataatgctgtataatagactatttatattattcacatgtgaataatgctgtataatagactatttatattattcccatgtgaataatgctgtataatagactgtatttatattattcacatgtgaataatgctgtataatagactgtatttatattattcacatgtgaataatgctgtataatagactatattattcacatgtgaataatgctgtataatagactatttatattattcacatgtgaataaggctgtataatagactatttatattattcccatgtgaataatgctgtataatagactgtatttatattattcacatgtgaataatgctgtataatagactgtatttatattattcacatgtgaataatgctgtataatagactatttatattattcccatgtgaataatgctgtataatagactgtatatatgttattcacatgtgaataatgctgtataatagactgtatttatgttattcacatgtgaataatgctgtataatagactatttatattattcacatgtgaataaggctgtataatagactgtatttatattattcacatgtgaataatgctgtataacagactatttatattatttacatgtgaataatgctgtataatagactatttatattattcacatgtgaataatgctgtataatagactatttatattattcccatgtgaataatgctgtataatagactgtatttatattattcacatgtgaataatgctgtataatagactgtatttatattattcacatgtgaataatgctgtataatagactgtatttatgttattcacatgtgaataatgctgtataatagactatttatattattcacatgtgaataaggctgtataatagactgtatttatattattcacatgtgaataatgctgtataatagaccatttatattatttacatgtgaataatgctgtataatagactatttatattattcacatgtgaataatgctgtataatagactatttatattattcccatgtgaataatgctgtataatagactgtatttatattattcacatgtgaataatgctgtataatagactgtatttatattattcacatgt from Entelurus aequoreus isolate RoL-2023_Sb linkage group LG02, RoL_Eaeq_v1.1, whole genome shotgun sequence includes:
- the LOC133662244 gene encoding gastrula zinc finger protein XlCGF8.2DB-like gives rise to the protein MCKVEMLRVLVKQRLTAAVEEIFVVLERTIAEYEEELCRTKKENERLLEAVFNKHHVGTHRAEEHLASEQQEWSSGAAQEGPQPPHIKEEDAGETPEELQDFPVIRVIVKSEDEEGGGCGGSQAGRLLAPLSDSDDATSPGSDGGDDDSKAAACPAEEKHKCLQCEKMFGNKRNLKRHMRCHTGEKPFMCSVCGKRFSRKDYLTIHTRKHTGEKPFTCSVCNSSFSFNSALFQHMETHFGEKPQCPQCHKRFGNKRNLIRHMRRHSEEKPCVCSFCGEGFALKRSLIRHIRTHIGEKTFACSICNTSFCYQSGLSKHMKKHTSKTV